From Lolium perenne isolate Kyuss_39 chromosome 5, Kyuss_2.0, whole genome shotgun sequence, a single genomic window includes:
- the LOC127301193 gene encoding protein STRICTOSIDINE SYNTHASE-LIKE 10 isoform X2, translated as MTWEQLATSIYWLDGYQLPCLPGELELPLTTSIKRHMAPPLLPKLMDMAEARHCRRSATFLATSFLSLALILCGVWSPPMAAAAQEMKSINAGPRVVPVRLHRPAFGPESLAFDHHGVGPYTGVSNGRILRWSGSGRRRPGWTEFAHNYKHKTVPECASKKKLAETESACGRPLGLQFYRKTGDMYIADAYLGLMRVGRRGGLAEVVATEAAGVPFNFLNGVDVDQETGDVYFTDSSTAYQRSDYLLVVLSGDATGRLMRYDPRTGNVTMLGSGLAFPNGVAISADNTHLVVAETSSCKLLRHWLRGPVAGKTEVLAELPGQRTPRRSRPGRVLGGAQPGQGLGLHQEHAQLHKRHQRRHPRQQQQQWHGGRSSSR; from the exons ATGACCTGGGAGCAGCTCGCCACATCCATCTACTGGTTGGATGGTTACCAATTACCATGCCTACCAGGAGAGCTGGAGCTACCCCTGACAACTTCTATAAAAAGGCACATGGCGCCGCCGCTGCTTCCCAAGCTAATGGACATGGCGGAGGCCAGGCATTGCCGCCGTTCTGCCACCTTTCTCGCGACGTCCTTCCTCTCCCTCGCCCTGATACTATGTGGGGTGTGGTCGCCTCCCATGGCGGCCGCCGCCCAGGAGATGAAGTCCATCAACGCCGGCCCGAGGGTCGTGCCGGTGCGGCTGCACCGCCCGGCGTTCGGCCCGGAGAGCCTCGCCTTCGACCACCACGGCGTCGGCCCGTACACGGGCGTCTCCAACGGCCGGATCCTCCGCTGGAGCGGcagcggccgccgccgccccggctGGACCGAGTTCGCCCACAACTACAAGCACAA GACGGTGCCGGAGTGCGCGTCGAAGAAGAAGCTGGCGGAGACGGAGAGCGCATGCGGGCGGCCGCTGGGCCTGCAGTTCTACCGCAAGACCGGCGACATGTACATCGCCGACGCCTACCTGGGGCTCATGCGGGTGGGGCGGCGCGGCGGGCTGGCGGAGGTGGTGGCCACTGAGGCCGCCGGCGTGCCCTTCAACTTCCTCAACGGGGTCGACGTCGACCAGGAGACCGGCGACGTCTACTTCACGGACAGCAGCACCGCCTACCAACGGAG tgactaCCTGCTGGTGGTTCTCAGCGGTGACGCGACGGGGCGGCTGATGCGCTACGACCCGCGGACAGGAAACGTCACCATGCTCGGCTCCGGCCTCGCCTTCCCCAACGGCGTCGCCATCAGCGCCGACAACACACACCTCGTCGTGGCCGAGACGTCCTCGTGCAAGCTGCTCCGGCACTGGCTGCGCGGCCCCGTGGCAGGGAAGACGGAGGTGCTCGCCGAGCTGCCGGGACAACGTACGCCCCGACGGAGCCGGCCAGGGCGCGTACTGGGTGGGGCTCAACCGGGACAAGGACTGGGCCTACACCAGGAACACGCCCAACTCCATAAGCGCCATCAGCGTCGTCATCCccgccagcagcagcagcaatggcACGGTGGTCGCAGCTCTTCGCGATAA
- the LOC127301193 gene encoding protein STRICTOSIDINE SYNTHASE-LIKE 10 isoform X1 — MTWEQLATSIYWLDGYQLPCLPGELELPLTTSIKRHMAPPLLPKLMDMAEARHCRRSATFLATSFLSLALILCGVWSPPMAAAAQEMKSINAGPRVVPVRLHRPAFGPESLAFDHHGVGPYTGVSNGRILRWSGSGRRRPGWTEFAHNYKHKTVPECASKKKLAETESACGRPLGLQFYRKTGDMYIADAYLGLMRVGRRGGLAEVVATEAAGVPFNFLNGVDVDQETGDVYFTDSSTAYQRSDYLLVVVSGDATGRLMRYDPRTGNVTVLSSGLTFPNGVALSADRTHLVVAETSSCKLLRHWLRGPAAGKTEVLAELPGYPDNVRPDGAGRGGYWVGLNRDKDWADTGTTPNSISAVRVVVAGGGNGTVAAALRGFGDVTVSEVVQRNGSLWIGSVETPYVGLFKFASLTHA; from the exons ATGACCTGGGAGCAGCTCGCCACATCCATCTACTGGTTGGATGGTTACCAATTACCATGCCTACCAGGAGAGCTGGAGCTACCCCTGACAACTTCTATAAAAAGGCACATGGCGCCGCCGCTGCTTCCCAAGCTAATGGACATGGCGGAGGCCAGGCATTGCCGCCGTTCTGCCACCTTTCTCGCGACGTCCTTCCTCTCCCTCGCCCTGATACTATGTGGGGTGTGGTCGCCTCCCATGGCGGCCGCCGCCCAGGAGATGAAGTCCATCAACGCCGGCCCGAGGGTCGTGCCGGTGCGGCTGCACCGCCCGGCGTTCGGCCCGGAGAGCCTCGCCTTCGACCACCACGGCGTCGGCCCGTACACGGGCGTCTCCAACGGCCGGATCCTCCGCTGGAGCGGcagcggccgccgccgccccggctGGACCGAGTTCGCCCACAACTACAAGCACAA GACGGTGCCGGAGTGCGCGTCGAAGAAGAAGCTGGCGGAGACGGAGAGCGCATGCGGGCGGCCGCTGGGCCTGCAGTTCTACCGCAAGACCGGCGACATGTACATCGCCGACGCCTACCTGGGGCTCATGCGGGTGGGGCGGCGCGGCGGGCTGGCGGAGGTGGTGGCCACTGAGGCCGCCGGCGTGCCCTTCAACTTCCTCAACGGGGTCGACGTCGACCAGGAGACCGGCGACGTCTACTTCACGGACAGCAGCACCGCCTACCAACGGAG CGACTACCTGCTGGTGGTGGTGAGCGGCGACGCGACGGGGCGGCTGATGCGGTACGACCCGCGGACGGGCAACGTCACCGTGCTCAGCTCCGGCCTAACCTTCCCCAACGGCGTGGCGCTCAGCGCCGACCGCACGCACCTCGTCGTGGCCGAGACGTCATCGTGCAAGCTGCTCCGGCACTGGCTGCGCGGCCCCGCGGCTGGTAAGACGGAGGTGCTCGCCGAGCTGCCGGGCTACCCGGACAACGTCCGCCCCGACGGAGCCGGCCGGGGCGGGTACTGGGTGGGTCTCAACCGGGACAAGGACTGGGCCGACACCGGGACCACGCCCAACTCCATAAGCGCCGTCAGGGTAGTCGTCGCCGGCGGCGGGAACGGCACGGTGGCCGCGGCGCTTCGGGGGTTTGGCGACGTCACGGTGAGCGAGGTGGTGCAGCGGAACGGGTCGCTGTGGATCGGCTCCGTCGAGACGCCCTACGTCGGCCTCTTCAAGTTCGCCTCTCTAACACACGCCTAG